One Alligator mississippiensis isolate rAllMis1 chromosome 1, rAllMis1, whole genome shotgun sequence genomic window carries:
- the LOC102569653 gene encoding toll-like receptor 2, whose protein sequence is MGILILRFYLIAFLFNGADGFQTQRTSHMYGFKFSNYSYLNLSSIHEAQAPKTSRVLNFSHNVIEKITRRDFEGFVALEVLDLSYNQIQDIEPGAFENLLGLVSVNLSFNDHLHRIPYLAPHLTFLQTGETSGIPQHNIYFERSSEAALESFVSAEKQRYPEDSHGLVNGHSKVSRTVWDLQGVDENRTVFPSSTLRHKICGKPINGVLDLSKSNLSEEELTEKMDASHCKDHLDSVVELNISHNNLEIDLLSLFILLLPMENAQSIDASYNKITISNIELGKICDFPIRRLLFVNISNNPLNSLDTVCLPSTIKIIDLSYTNINHIPKNFHKKLFNLERIYVQGNQFIYTVNSDNSGKNVSKSQPGTVRIAALSLVNTREGTPIESLPEKVKYLKMSNCSIVELPEWFAHKMKKLLFLDLSNNPISKLPDLPSSLQHLDLSNSDIKIIPPSFKSLSNLTVFKIQSNKITDFSPAYFLLTLTEYDVSKNKLKVLNLNENLRKAEFLNISGNVITQIDTTSPLSALTNLDGSHNLISELPDHFAEFLPVLKYFNLSGNKISFLQPGSLPESLVELDISNNAITTIVEETFGHLTKLNVLTVQGKHFFCNCDLYWFVNTYIHSPQLLINGRESLRCSFPPDKRGALVEKSNLTLVHCSFGIQMAITACAAILIMSVITSLCWHFDGPWYIRMGWYWCMAKRRQYEKRPENKAYDAFISYSENDASWTKENLLEKLETKGFKICYHERDFKPGHPVLGNIFYCIENSHKVLFVLSPSFVNSCWCQYELYFAEHRVLNENQDSLIMVVLEDLPPNSVPQKFSKLRKLLKRKTYLKWSPEEQKQKIFWHQLTAVLKTSNDPIVLKAENGLNQDTYEMECH, encoded by the coding sequence aTGGGTATCCTCATTCTTCGTTTCTACCtcattgcttttttatttaatgGAGCAGATGGATTCCAAACTCAAAGAACATCTCATATGTATGGCTTCAAATTTTCTAACTACTCTTACTTAAACCTTTCATCTATACATGAGGCACAAGCTCCAAAAACTTCAAGAGTCCTCAATTTCTCACATAATGTTATTGAAAAAATAACCAGAAGAGACTTTGAAGGGTTTGTTGCTCTGGAAGTTTTAGATCTTTCCTACAATCAGATTCAGGACATTGAACCTGGTGCCTTTGAGAACCTACTCGGCCTTGTTTCTGTAAATCTTTCATTTAATGACCACTTGCACAGAATTCCTTATCTTGCACCTCATTTAACGTTCTTACAAACAGGTGAAACTTCTGGGATTCCACAACATAATATATATTTTGAAAGGTCATCAGAAGCTGCTTTGGAGTCTTTTGTATCAGCAGAAAAGCAGCGATATCCTGAAGATTCACATGGCCTGGTAAATGGTCATTCCAAGGTTAGTCGAACTGTATGGGACCTTCAGGGAGTAGATGAAAACAGAACGGTGTTTCCCTCATCTACATTAAGGCACAAGATCTGTGGCAAGCCAATAAATGGAGTGCTTGATCTGTCAAAAAGTAATCTGTCTGAGGAAGAACTGACAGAAAAAATGGATGCCAGTCATTGCAAAGATCACCTGGACAGTGTTGTAGAACTGAATATAAGTCACAATAATCTGGAAATTGATCTCTTATCACTATTTATCCTCCTTCTTCCAATGGAAAATGCACAGTCGATTGATGCTAGTTACAACAAAATAACAATCAGCAATATAGAGCTTGGAAAAATTTGTGACTTTCCAATCCGCAGGCTTCTGTTTGTAAATATCAGTAACAATCCCCTAAACAGTTTAGATACAGTGTGTCTGCCTTCAACTATTAAAATAATTGATTTATCATACACAAATATAAATCATATACCCAAAAATTTTCATAAAAAATTATTTAACTTGGAAAGAATATATGTTCAAGGAAATCAGTTCATCTATACTGTGAATTCAGACAACTCTGGGAAAAATGTAAGCAAGTCCCAGCCTGGAACTGTACGTATAGCTGCACTCTCGTTGGTTAATACCAGAGAAGGTACACCTATTGAAAGCCTGCCAGAAAAAGTAAAGTACTTGAAAATGTCTAACTGTTCTATTGTGGAACTCCCCGAATGGTTTGCTCATAAAATGAAAAAACTGCTATTTTTAGACCTTAGCAATAACCCCATCTCTAAACTCCCTGACTTACCAAGCTCTCTGCAGCATCTGGACTTAAGCAACAGTGACATTAAAATAATACCACCTAGTTTTAAATCTCTATCCAATTTAACAGTGTTtaaaattcaaagcaataaaattACAGACTTCTCTCCTGCATATTTTCTGTTAACTTTGACAGAATATGATGTTAGTAAAAATAAGCTAAAGGTGCTAAATTTAAATGAAAACCTGAGGAAAGCTGAATTTCTCAACATTTCTGGAAATGTAATAACCCAAATAGATACCACCAGCCCACTTTCTGCACTCACTAATCTAGATGGCAGTCACAATTTAATTTCAGAGCTCCCAGATCACTTTGCAGAATTTCTTCCAGTACTGAAATATTTTAACTTATCAGGAAATAAGATCTCATTTCTACAGCCTGGATCTCTCCCAGAATCCTTGGTTGAATTAGACATTAGCAACAATGCCATTACTACAATAGTGGAAGAGACTTTTGGCCATTTGACAAAACTAAATGTTTTAACTGTTCAAGGAAAGCATTTTTTCTGTAACTGTGACTTGTACTGGTTTGTGAATACATATATCCATAGCCCACAGTTGCTGATAAATGGAAGAGAAAGTCTTAGATGCAGCTTTCCACCAGATAAAAGGGGTGCATTGGTTGAGAAAAGCAATCTAACGCTTGTGCATTGTTCCTTTGGCATTCAAATGGCTATTACGGCTTGTGCAGCCATATTGATCATGTCAGTAATAACAAGCTTATGCTGGCATTTTGATGGACCCTGGTACATAAGGATGGGCTGGTACTGGTGCATGGCAAAACGGAGGCAATATGAGAAGAGGCCCGAAAACAAGGCCTATGATGCTTTCATTTCATACAGTGAAAATGATGCAAGTTGGACTAAAGAGAATTTGTTGGAAAAACTGGAAACAAAGGGGTTTAAAATATGTTACCATGAAAGAGATTTCAAACCCGGGCATCCAGTTCTTGGGAACATTTTTTATTGTATAGAGAACAGCCATAAAGTCCTGTTTGTTCTCTCTCCCAGCTTTGTAAACAGCTGCTGGTGTCAGTATGAGCTGTATTTTGCCGAACACCGGGTTCTGAATGAAAATCAAGATTCCCTCATTATGGTTGTGTTGGAAGACCTCCCACCCAACAGTGTGCCACAGAAATTCAGCAAACTCAGAAAACTCTTGAAAAGGAAAACCTACTTAAAATGGAGCCCTgaagaacagaaacaaaaaatattCTGGCACCAGCTAACAGCTGTCCTGAAAACATCCAATGACCCAATTGTATTGAAAGCCGAAAATGGACTGAATCAAGATACATATGAGATGGAATGCCACTAG